Proteins encoded together in one Kingella oralis window:
- a CDS encoding asparaginase: MKSLYILYTGGTIGMTQTPQGLQPSRDIVTTALQPHTGSLKTSAASLCEIDPTWHICDPLIDSSALTPQHWANWLTLLQAALPQHDAILILHGTDTLAYTANLLALALNPHGKPIILTGAQKPLGAAHSDAPANLHTALAAIQNPSTHGVLLAFNGKLIPPVGSSKTSTEHDNGFANPHFGTWQTENGQPENAPAPFGGSLLQRQFNPRTRVVPILLTPSNMLDNAAAQLNPDHSDAAILLSYGHGNAPAHPALLTAIQRYTQAGKHLLNISQVPHGNAAAVYAQGNALRQAGAINGGRCNLETAIALMMLAAANRWTRDDVESELQRLRLV; this comes from the coding sequence ATGAAATCCCTCTACATCCTCTACACAGGCGGCACCATCGGCATGACGCAAACCCCGCAAGGCTTGCAACCCAGCCGCGACATCGTTACCACCGCCCTACAACCCCACACAGGCAGCCTGAAAACAAGCGCAGCGAGTTTGTGTGAAATTGACCCCACATGGCACATCTGCGACCCCCTAATCGACAGCTCCGCCCTCACTCCCCAGCACTGGGCAAACTGGCTCACGTTGCTGCAAGCCGCCCTGCCGCAACACGATGCCATCCTCATCCTGCACGGCACCGACACTCTCGCCTACACCGCCAACCTGCTCGCCCTCGCCCTCAACCCCCACGGCAAACCCATCATCCTAACAGGCGCGCAAAAACCCCTCGGCGCAGCCCACAGCGATGCCCCCGCCAACCTCCACACTGCCCTCGCCGCCATCCAAAACCCCAGCACCCACGGCGTGCTGCTCGCCTTCAACGGCAAACTCATCCCGCCCGTCGGCAGCAGCAAAACCAGCACCGAACACGACAACGGCTTTGCCAACCCACATTTCGGCACATGGCAAACAGAAAATGGGCAGCCTGAAAATGCCCCAGCCCCCTTCGGCGGCAGCCTGCTGCAACGCCAATTCAACCCCCGCACGCGCGTCGTCCCCATCCTCCTCACCCCCAGCAATATGCTGGATAACGCCGCCGCCCAACTTAATCCCGACCACAGCGATGCCGCCATATTACTCAGCTACGGACACGGCAACGCCCCCGCCCATCCCGCCCTGCTCACCGCCATCCAACGCTACACCCAAGCAGGCAAACATTTGCTCAACATCAGCCAAGTGCCGCACGGCAACGCCGCCGCCGTGTACGCCCAAGGCAACGCCCTGCGCCAAGCAGGCGCCATCAACGGCGGGCGCTGCAACCTAGAAACCGCCATCGCCCTAATGATGCTCGCCGCCGCCAACCGCTGGACACGCGACGATGTGGAAAGCGAATTGCAGCGGCTGCGGCTGGTTTGA
- a CDS encoding c-type cytochrome: MKRLTLLAIFAACGLASAAPDLSKGKQAAMVCSGCHMVDGNSTIAMYPKIAGQHSDYIFKQMLDIKKGERKTGNSAVMAPIVQNMSEADMHNIAAYFATQQAKAGEANPKANPELGKTIFRSGLPGKSIPACMSCHGPAGAGYPAGGTTFSGFPRVGGQHEGYIADQLHLYAKGERKSPNSIMEDIASRMSEDDIRAVSTYIQGLK; this comes from the coding sequence ATGAAACGTTTAACTCTGTTGGCAATTTTTGCTGCTTGCGGCTTGGCTTCGGCAGCGCCTGATTTAAGCAAAGGCAAGCAGGCGGCTATGGTTTGTTCAGGCTGCCACATGGTGGATGGCAACAGCACCATCGCCATGTATCCCAAAATCGCGGGGCAGCATTCGGATTACATTTTCAAACAAATGCTGGACATCAAAAAAGGCGAGCGCAAAACCGGCAATTCCGCGGTGATGGCGCCCATCGTGCAAAACATGAGCGAAGCCGATATGCACAACATCGCCGCTTATTTCGCCACGCAGCAGGCCAAAGCGGGCGAAGCCAACCCTAAAGCCAACCCCGAGTTAGGCAAAACCATTTTCCGTTCGGGCCTGCCCGGCAAGAGCATCCCGGCGTGCATGTCGTGCCACGGGCCTGCGGGTGCGGGCTATCCTGCGGGCGGCACAACGTTTTCAGGTTTTCCGCGCGTAGGCGGGCAGCATGAGGGCTATATCGCCGACCAACTGCATCTGTATGCCAAAGGCGAGCGCAAATCGCCCAACAGCATCATGGAAGACATCGCTTCGCGCATGAGCGAAGACGACATCCGCGCGGTGAGCACTTATATCCAAGGCTTGAAATAA
- a CDS encoding cytochrome c biogenesis protein ResB encodes MSLSSPPKIPFIRRPWFAFFSSMRFAVALLSVLAIASVVGTVLQQNQPKQNYVVKFGAFWTEIFEFLGLFDVYASAWFTLIMLFLVLSTSLCLWRNVPPFLREMRSFRTNTTVKSLAHMKHTALLPRDIGSLKTEIAAKYWQVNGFQTRITPREDGSVLLSAKKGAMNKWGYIFAHAAIIVICLGGLVDSNLLLKIGMLTGKIVPDTSSQYARDFQAASRLSASNLSFRANAEVMEGQTIEAAFINADKGLLLQELPFTLELKKFHIDFYNTGMPKDFASDIVVTDKASGKRVAQTIRVNHPLTINGITIYQSTYGDGGSDVRFQSWDLRGANPPVSLDAVSQRSFPLDMGTEKYQFELGELRVFNVENTAAGETAQHDVRSVAQPKQFQNVGPTISFKLRDAAGQAHEYVNYMLPLEREGAKFFATGERSDINAPYRWLMLPADQNNKLDSFMALRATLMQPEKRAQIVQTAVSNVNENMRGDFKLAVENLLRQFAEGGYIAINEHIQQNVPAEAQKKTGEIMYQILYSSMDVALTQALNDFRLPTMAAGEARNRFILNSMDGYTALTKFQSPVLLQMDTFKQVNMSGLQMTKSPGASLVYIGSVLLVLGTIFMFYVREKRAWLLFFPDGSTRVAMSATRSERELAREFPEHLAKLETLARDLGQPESGGEPSGG; translated from the coding sequence ATGTCTTTATCGTCTCCGCCCAAAATCCCTTTTATCCGCCGCCCGTGGTTTGCTTTTTTCAGCTCCATGCGCTTTGCGGTGGCGCTGCTTTCGGTGTTGGCGATTGCTTCTGTTGTCGGCACGGTGTTGCAGCAAAATCAGCCCAAGCAAAATTATGTGGTCAAATTTGGCGCGTTTTGGACGGAAATCTTTGAATTTTTGGGGCTGTTTGACGTGTATGCTTCGGCGTGGTTCACGCTGATTATGCTGTTTTTGGTGTTGAGCACGAGCTTATGCTTATGGCGCAATGTGCCGCCGTTTTTGCGCGAAATGCGCTCGTTTCGCACCAACACCACCGTCAAATCGCTCGCGCACATGAAACACACCGCGCTGTTGCCTCGCGATATAGGCAGCCTAAAAACGGAAATCGCGGCGAAATATTGGCAGGTAAACGGCTTTCAAACGCGCATCACGCCGCGCGAGGATGGCAGCGTGTTGCTGTCGGCAAAAAAAGGCGCGATGAACAAATGGGGCTATATTTTTGCCCACGCGGCGATTATTGTGATTTGCTTGGGCGGCTTGGTGGACAGCAATTTGCTGCTAAAAATCGGCATGCTCACGGGCAAGATTGTGCCCGATACCAGCAGCCAATACGCGCGTGATTTTCAGGCTGCATCGCGCTTGTCGGCGAGCAATTTATCGTTTCGCGCCAATGCCGAAGTGATGGAAGGGCAAACAATAGAAGCGGCGTTTATCAATGCCGACAAGGGCTTGCTGCTGCAAGAGTTGCCGTTTACGCTGGAATTGAAAAAGTTTCACATTGATTTTTACAACACGGGCATGCCCAAAGATTTTGCCAGCGATATTGTGGTAACCGATAAGGCAAGCGGCAAGCGCGTGGCGCAGACCATTCGCGTGAACCATCCGCTCACCATCAACGGCATCACGATTTATCAATCCACCTATGGCGATGGCGGCTCGGATGTGCGCTTCCAAAGCTGGGATTTGCGCGGGGCAAACCCGCCCGTGTCGCTGGATGCGGTGTCGCAGCGCAGCTTCCCGCTGGATATGGGCACGGAAAAATATCAGTTTGAGCTGGGCGAACTGCGCGTGTTTAACGTGGAAAACACGGCGGCGGGCGAAACTGCCCAGCACGATGTGCGCAGCGTGGCGCAGCCCAAGCAGTTTCAAAACGTAGGTCCAACGATTAGTTTCAAGCTGCGCGATGCGGCTGGGCAGGCGCATGAGTATGTGAACTATATGCTGCCGTTGGAGCGCGAGGGGGCGAAGTTTTTTGCCACGGGCGAGCGCAGCGACATCAACGCGCCGTATCGCTGGCTGATGCTGCCCGCCGACCAAAACAACAAGCTAGACAGCTTTATGGCGTTGCGCGCCACCTTGATGCAGCCTGAAAAACGCGCGCAGATTGTGCAAACGGCGGTGAGCAATGTGAACGAGAATATGCGCGGCGATTTCAAGCTGGCGGTGGAAAACCTGCTGCGCCAGTTTGCCGAGGGCGGCTACATCGCGATTAACGAGCATATTCAGCAGAATGTGCCCGCCGAAGCGCAGAAAAAAACGGGCGAAATCATGTATCAGATTTTGTATAGCAGCATGGATGTGGCGCTCACGCAGGCGTTAAACGATTTCAGGCTGCCGACTATGGCTGCGGGCGAGGCGCGCAATCGCTTTATTTTAAACAGCATGGATGGCTACACCGCGCTCACCAAATTCCAATCGCCCGTGCTGCTGCAAATGGACACGTTTAAGCAAGTGAATATGTCGGGTTTGCAGATGACCAAATCGCCTGGTGCGAGCTTGGTGTATATTGGCTCGGTGCTGCTGGTGCTGGGCACGATTTTTATGTTTTACGTCCGCGAAAAACGCGCTTGGCTGCTGTTTTTCCCCGATGGCAGCACCCGCGTTGCCATGTCTGCCACCCGCAGCGAACGCGAATTGGCACGCGAGTTCCCCGAGCATTTGGCGAAGCTGGAAACGCTGGCGCGGGATTTGGGGCAGCCTGAAAGCGGGGGAGAACCGAGCGGCGGTTAA